One genomic window of Terriglobales bacterium includes the following:
- a CDS encoding threonine/serine dehydratase — MRDVAVHTPLLLAHLQSQPGSKEEQLLYLKPENLQPVGSFKLRGAYNKISSLSAEDRSHGVIAYSSGNHAQGVAYAARALGVRAVIVMPRTAPAIKRESTASMGAEIVLVGPGSEERRARAEELAKEHGYVIVPPYNDESIIAGQGTIGLEILEDLPEVETVLAPVGGGGLVSGIAAALKLSRGSGAGQSRNGTRIRVIGVEPEFASDANASMRAGHVVAFTAEQTARTIADGLRTQSVGEIPFNHMRRFVDDVITVTEEEIREAMRRLAGDPKVVAEPSGAVSVAAFLFHRDQLPRTRVNVAVVSGGNVEPKLLSEILGEHHKPA, encoded by the coding sequence CTGCGCGATGTTGCTGTTCATACTCCGTTGCTGTTGGCGCACTTGCAGTCCCAACCTGGGAGTAAAGAGGAACAACTCCTTTACTTGAAGCCGGAGAACCTCCAGCCGGTTGGCTCCTTCAAGCTTCGTGGCGCGTATAACAAAATCTCTTCTCTTTCGGCTGAAGACCGCAGTCACGGTGTGATCGCATATTCCAGCGGAAATCATGCTCAAGGCGTAGCCTACGCAGCGCGCGCTCTAGGCGTCAGGGCGGTCATCGTAATGCCCCGCACCGCACCTGCGATTAAGCGCGAGAGCACGGCCTCAATGGGGGCCGAGATTGTACTGGTCGGACCCGGCAGCGAAGAACGGCGCGCGCGCGCTGAAGAACTCGCGAAAGAGCATGGGTACGTCATTGTTCCGCCCTATAACGATGAGAGCATCATCGCCGGCCAAGGAACCATTGGCCTGGAAATACTCGAAGACCTGCCGGAGGTCGAAACCGTGCTGGCTCCGGTCGGAGGAGGCGGATTGGTAAGCGGTATCGCCGCCGCGCTCAAGCTGAGCCGTGGGAGCGGCGCTGGGCAGTCCAGAAACGGAACACGAATCCGGGTAATCGGGGTAGAGCCGGAGTTCGCATCGGATGCTAACGCCAGCATGCGCGCCGGACACGTGGTGGCGTTTACCGCCGAGCAGACCGCCCGGACGATTGCTGATGGCCTCCGCACCCAGAGCGTCGGCGAGATTCCGTTCAATCACATGCGGCGCTTTGTGGATGATGTGATCACCGTAACGGAAGAGGAAATCCGCGAGGCCATGCGGCGTCTGGCCGGCGACCCTAAGGTAGTTGCCGAACCGAGCGGGGCGGTCAGCGTAGCCGCCTTTCTCTTCCACCGCGATCAACTGCCGCGCACCCGGGTAAATGTCGCCGTCGTTAGCGGCGGCAATGTTGAACCAAAGTTGCTGTCAGAGATTTTGGGTGAACATCACAAGCCAGCCTGA
- a CDS encoding pitrilysin family protein, translating into MMFLGKTCFIAPVLLVFTTALIAAPAPKSTNPPRFFPYEVKTKKLANGLDVVVIPTPEFHGMVTYSTAVFAGSRNETKKGKTGLAHLFEHIMFRHEYGGQPGGYEAQVRRLGAFNNAWTDYDLTYYHPTTFTDNLVGPVQRADGPAPGLMELEAARFKKLTLDRKTFQVEAGAVLGEYRRDFSDPGQKAIEQFSPLAFPNHPYGHTVIGYREDVENMPNAWDAAWEFYGNYYKPNDVALVVVGDVDPKMIFAQAEKHYGDWKPSQPPQIPAEQQPQGPQQLHVPWDADVSPRLFVGYHTPAMQPGTKETAVTMVLPELLTSRSAPLFQKLRYQKQTVTDFSILNGPELLESTDPHLLVLDSQLLLDRFRKDDKAYVSDVQNDVIGGVDDLKSFSKQRDAARVLKVVKSKVRNDFLASLDSTGDIAERFAWYYRLNRDAHVFDTLMQAIDGLQPKDIDAYAAKYFIPRGRIVTTLWQGAQSAATNPTKGKQEVR; encoded by the coding sequence ATGATGTTCCTGGGAAAAACCTGCTTTATAGCCCCGGTTCTACTCGTGTTCACTACTGCTCTGATCGCCGCGCCAGCGCCGAAGTCCACAAATCCTCCCCGCTTCTTCCCTTACGAGGTCAAGACCAAGAAGCTAGCCAACGGTCTGGACGTGGTCGTGATTCCCACGCCCGAGTTCCACGGGATGGTGACTTACTCGACTGCCGTCTTTGCAGGTTCGCGAAACGAAACCAAAAAGGGCAAGACCGGACTGGCACACCTGTTCGAGCACATCATGTTCCGCCACGAGTATGGCGGGCAGCCCGGTGGATATGAGGCCCAAGTGCGTCGCCTGGGCGCTTTCAATAACGCCTGGACCGATTATGACCTGACCTATTACCACCCCACTACTTTTACTGACAACCTGGTGGGCCCGGTGCAGCGTGCCGACGGTCCTGCTCCGGGTCTTATGGAGCTTGAGGCTGCGCGCTTCAAGAAACTCACACTCGACCGCAAAACTTTTCAGGTGGAAGCGGGCGCGGTGCTCGGCGAATATCGCCGCGATTTTTCCGATCCAGGTCAGAAGGCGATTGAGCAGTTTTCGCCACTGGCGTTTCCCAACCACCCCTATGGACACACAGTGATCGGTTATAGAGAAGACGTAGAGAACATGCCGAACGCCTGGGATGCGGCCTGGGAGTTCTACGGTAACTACTATAAGCCGAATGATGTCGCCCTCGTGGTTGTGGGCGACGTCGATCCGAAGATGATTTTCGCGCAGGCGGAAAAGCATTATGGCGACTGGAAACCATCGCAGCCGCCGCAGATTCCTGCCGAGCAGCAACCCCAGGGGCCGCAGCAACTGCACGTGCCTTGGGACGCTGACGTCTCACCGCGGCTTTTTGTGGGATACCACACTCCCGCCATGCAGCCTGGAACCAAAGAAACAGCAGTCACAATGGTCTTACCAGAGTTGCTGACCTCGCGTTCAGCGCCCTTATTCCAGAAATTGCGCTACCAGAAGCAGACGGTCACGGACTTTTCTATTCTGAACGGCCCAGAACTGCTGGAGTCCACCGACCCTCACTTGCTGGTGCTCGATTCACAACTGCTCCTCGATCGCTTCCGTAAGGACGACAAAGCCTACGTCAGCGACGTCCAGAATGACGTCATAGGCGGGGTGGACGACCTGAAAAGTTTCTCTAAGCAGCGCGATGCTGCACGGGTTCTAAAGGTCGTGAAGAGCAAAGTACGTAACGACTTTCTAGCCAGTCTGGATTCCACCGGCGACATCGCCGAGCGTTTTGCCTGGTACTACCGCCTCAATCGCGACGCGCACGTCTTCGACACCCTCATGCAGGCGATTGACGGGCTTCAACCGAAGGACATTGACGCTTACGCCGCAAAATATTTCATCCCCCGGGGCAGGATTGTAACCACACTCTGGCAGGGAGCACAAAGCGCGGCAACAAATCCAACCAAAGGCAAGCAGGAGGTCCGGTAA
- a CDS encoding pitrilysin family protein, with protein MGQLRMLRSGAITACILICTLAASAQHPPKRKAIRPQDVHVFSTNLVTVPSASPLYEIQIMARTGSADDPAGKEGTAKLAARGLIEAGFGDPKNPTTTQKLAEITRPWGSAAFPTVLVDKETTTFSMAVPRENFDEFVARVLKPILNQPLWVAPEVERLRRESLTDIQSSLRFEDEESLGLLTLDNYVFSGTALGNLTAGTVQGLKAITRDDLNHFSKRFYVGGNMYVATTINDPRALEKLMSALPPGEMPMKPLNVSRTVAAPGHHVLIITQPNAIATGLHLGFPIDVKRGDPDYWPLFVGNTFLGIHRDSFGKLYHDIRGERGYNYGDYSYTEYYYGRPQFLFPPPGTPRDQQYFSIWIRPVAHQYTHFIMKAMTAELDDFLQNALTPQQVAEAKIKARTLYLNYAESKSRQLGYKLDDLFYNMRDHGYLDTMLAQIDAVTPEQVNAAIKKHLQEQNLDYVIVTNEKEGAKLADDIANSTNVQSKTLAEYHISEPIPPEKQQMLEQDKRWAAFPLNIPRANISVVKAADMFETAETPAGESR; from the coding sequence ATGGGCCAACTGCGAATGCTCAGAAGCGGCGCGATCACCGCGTGCATTTTGATTTGCACATTGGCGGCATCCGCTCAACATCCTCCTAAGCGCAAAGCGATACGCCCGCAAGATGTCCATGTCTTCAGCACGAACCTGGTAACGGTACCTTCCGCTTCCCCGCTCTACGAGATTCAGATCATGGCGCGCACCGGATCGGCGGACGATCCCGCCGGCAAAGAAGGAACAGCCAAGCTCGCGGCGCGGGGCTTGATCGAGGCGGGTTTCGGCGATCCTAAGAATCCGACCACCACGCAAAAGCTGGCGGAGATCACGCGCCCATGGGGCTCCGCGGCGTTTCCTACGGTGCTGGTGGACAAAGAAACGACGACATTCTCGATGGCTGTTCCGCGCGAGAACTTCGACGAGTTTGTAGCACGCGTGCTGAAGCCCATTTTGAACCAGCCGTTGTGGGTGGCGCCGGAGGTGGAACGGCTGCGGCGCGAATCCCTCACCGACATCCAATCGAGCTTGCGTTTCGAAGATGAAGAATCTCTCGGGCTGCTCACCCTCGACAATTACGTCTTCTCCGGCACTGCACTCGGCAATCTCACCGCGGGCACGGTGCAGGGGTTGAAGGCGATCACGCGTGACGATCTCAACCACTTCTCCAAGCGGTTCTACGTCGGCGGAAACATGTACGTGGCCACCACCATCAATGACCCGCGCGCCTTGGAAAAACTGATGTCGGCGTTGCCGCCCGGCGAAATGCCGATGAAGCCGCTGAATGTGTCGCGCACGGTTGCGGCCCCCGGACACCACGTGCTCATCATCACCCAACCCAACGCCATTGCCACCGGGCTGCACCTCGGCTTCCCCATTGACGTGAAGCGGGGTGACCCTGATTATTGGCCACTGTTTGTCGGCAATACTTTTCTGGGCATTCACCGCGACAGCTTTGGCAAGCTGTATCACGATATTCGCGGTGAGCGTGGTTATAACTACGGCGATTATTCATACACCGAGTACTATTACGGGCGACCGCAATTTTTGTTTCCCCCTCCTGGCACTCCCCGCGACCAGCAATATTTCAGCATCTGGATACGTCCAGTCGCACATCAATATACGCATTTCATCATGAAGGCCATGACCGCGGAACTGGACGACTTCCTGCAAAATGCTCTGACGCCGCAACAAGTGGCCGAAGCAAAGATTAAAGCGCGGACGCTCTACCTGAATTACGCGGAGAGCAAATCCAGGCAGCTCGGGTACAAGCTCGACGATTTGTTCTACAACATGCGCGACCATGGTTATCTTGATACCATGCTGGCGCAAATTGATGCGGTCACGCCGGAGCAGGTGAATGCCGCCATCAAGAAGCACCTGCAGGAACAAAATCTCGACTACGTGATCGTCACCAACGAAAAAGAAGGCGCCAAGCTGGCCGACGATATTGCCAACAGCACGAACGTGCAGTCGAAAACTTTAGCGGAATACCACATATCGGAACCGATCCCTCCCGAGAAACAGCAAATGCTCGAGCAAGATAAACGCTGGGCTGCGTTTCCGTTGAACATTCCGCGCGCCAACATTTCAGTGGTCAAAGCTGCCGACATGTTCGAGACCGCGGAGACGCCAGCCGGAGAAAGCCGTTGA
- a CDS encoding undecaprenyl-diphosphate phosphatase: protein MHDYLLSFLLGIIEGLTEFLPVSSTAHLRLFEKFVGMDLASGYWKMYSIVIQLGAILCVPIYFRERIRDFVSTFPYGPDRKHSVWSHPLTLTTVAFVVTAVPAFLLTKVIGKNLESVHVMATSLIVGGVIMWVVDAVYGKPRPLPAGSVGAASAVSEASIVGFRTEKVEQMSLGQAVWIGLCQLFSAVFPGTSRSMSTITGGQLAGMSRPAALEFSFFLSIPTMIAATGYDLFKSLHHKPGATEIGVAPADAHQWLVLGIGFLVSFIVAYLVVAWFMNWVRRRGFAPFAVYRIALGVAVLIWTAKAAVH from the coding sequence TTGCACGACTACTTGCTCTCTTTTTTACTCGGCATCATCGAAGGCCTGACGGAATTTCTTCCTGTCAGCTCCACTGCGCATCTCCGGCTCTTTGAGAAATTTGTGGGCATGGACCTGGCGAGCGGATATTGGAAGATGTACTCCATTGTCATCCAGCTGGGCGCGATCCTCTGCGTGCCAATTTATTTCCGGGAGCGCATCCGCGATTTTGTTTCGACCTTTCCCTATGGGCCTGATCGCAAGCACAGCGTTTGGAGCCATCCGCTGACGCTGACTACTGTTGCTTTTGTGGTGACGGCTGTCCCGGCATTTTTGCTGACCAAAGTGATTGGGAAAAACCTGGAGAGCGTACACGTGATGGCGACCTCGCTCATCGTGGGCGGCGTGATTATGTGGGTGGTGGACGCGGTGTACGGAAAACCTCGACCGTTGCCGGCGGGTTCGGTAGGCGCGGCCAGCGCGGTGTCGGAGGCGAGCATAGTGGGCTTCCGCACAGAAAAAGTCGAGCAAATGAGCCTGGGACAGGCGGTCTGGATCGGCCTCTGCCAACTGTTTTCGGCAGTGTTTCCGGGGACATCGCGTTCCATGTCGACCATTACCGGCGGGCAATTGGCTGGCATGTCGCGACCAGCGGCACTCGAATTTTCGTTTTTCCTTTCCATACCTACCATGATCGCGGCCACCGGCTACGATCTCTTCAAGTCGTTGCACCACAAACCGGGCGCGACTGAAATTGGTGTCGCCCCGGCGGATGCCCACCAGTGGCTGGTGCTGGGGATTGGTTTTTTGGTTTCGTTTATCGTCGCCTACCTGGTGGTCGCGTGGTTCATGAACTGGGTGCGCCGCCGGGGATTCGCGCCGTTTGCGGTGTATCGCATCGCGCTGGGAGTGGCAGTGCTGATTTGGACGGCGAAGGCCGCGGTGCACTAA
- a CDS encoding DNA translocase FtsK, whose protein sequence is MRYLSSALVPTSNRRLNELIGFLLIVSAALLFLALASYSPLDPSFNSASSLTSSHAARNWIGIAGAIASDLFLQFFGIGVFILPFVLAMLGARWFRSRRTSSPIAKAMGAVWLLAFVPALLALLPGHLRWRHEIPVEGLLGRVMGDFLIHYLNLIGAYIISITVIAVALYLSTAFSFSAMQVWLPSHFGFAIALWERWKDWRTAKRKEKLQKELDRRRAAKPVVTAQLVPGKQTTMVGKSGIDREDEEERRSEALSRHAAQVLGTEPAEPQPEPEPEVAERADASAQPKTTLPRIAGGYKLPSSSLLHRPDEQQVIDEDELKMLAQMITQKYAEFDVHGQVTQINPGPVVTTFEFKPEAGIKYSRIISLTDDLCLALRAESILVERMPGKSTVGIQVPNRQRETIWLREMIESQEYAACQSKLTLAMGKDINGRITVADMGTMPHLLIAGSTGAGKSVAINAMIMSMLYKATPEQVRLILVDPKRLELGNYEGVPHLYTPIITEPKLAANALRNAVREMERRLKLLAQKGVRNIDQYNHLFDEDTPSLFDEGSEERPLPYIVIIIDELADLMMLDQSNVEESITRLAQMARAVGIHLVLATQRPSVDVITGLIKANFPARVSFRVATKVDSRTILDANGAEALLGRGDMLYLPSGSARVHRLHAPFVTEKEIAAVVEFWRSQGTAEYQQAFLEAPKEEGEASAAGDGGEEGEAEHDPMYEDAVRLVLEFGKASTSLLQRRLRIGYGRAAHLIDLMERDGIVGAADGPKPREVLKRPNWISEVEESMR, encoded by the coding sequence ATGAGATATCTTTCAAGCGCCCTCGTGCCGACCAGCAACCGGCGGCTCAATGAGCTGATTGGGTTTTTGCTGATCGTCTCCGCGGCCCTCCTGTTCCTCGCGCTGGCGTCGTACTCGCCGCTCGACCCCTCGTTCAACAGCGCGTCTTCTCTCACCAGCTCGCACGCCGCCCGCAACTGGATTGGCATTGCCGGCGCCATCGCCTCCGACCTGTTTCTGCAATTCTTTGGCATCGGAGTGTTCATCCTGCCGTTTGTGCTGGCCATGCTGGGGGCGCGCTGGTTCCGCTCGCGGCGAACTTCGTCGCCGATTGCCAAAGCCATGGGAGCGGTATGGCTGCTGGCATTTGTGCCGGCGCTCCTAGCGCTGCTGCCCGGTCACCTGCGCTGGCGGCACGAGATTCCAGTGGAAGGGTTGCTGGGCCGGGTGATGGGCGATTTTCTGATCCATTACCTGAACCTGATCGGCGCTTACATTATTTCGATCACGGTGATTGCGGTGGCGCTCTACCTCTCCACGGCGTTTTCTTTCAGCGCGATGCAGGTGTGGCTACCGTCGCATTTTGGCTTTGCCATTGCGCTGTGGGAGCGCTGGAAAGACTGGCGCACCGCCAAGCGCAAAGAGAAGCTGCAGAAGGAGCTTGACCGGCGGCGCGCTGCCAAGCCGGTGGTAACGGCGCAACTGGTCCCGGGCAAGCAGACAACAATGGTTGGGAAATCGGGTATCGACCGCGAAGACGAAGAGGAGCGGCGCTCAGAGGCGCTTTCGCGCCATGCGGCGCAGGTGCTGGGAACCGAACCGGCTGAGCCGCAGCCGGAGCCAGAACCCGAGGTGGCAGAGCGTGCCGACGCATCCGCCCAGCCCAAGACGACGCTGCCGCGGATCGCCGGCGGGTACAAGCTGCCTTCGAGCAGTCTATTGCATCGTCCGGACGAACAGCAGGTCATTGACGAAGACGAACTGAAGATGCTGGCCCAGATGATCACCCAGAAGTACGCCGAGTTCGACGTGCATGGGCAGGTGACGCAGATCAATCCCGGGCCGGTGGTGACCACGTTTGAATTCAAGCCGGAAGCGGGTATCAAGTACAGCCGCATCATCAGCCTGACCGACGATCTGTGCCTGGCGCTGCGGGCGGAGAGCATCCTGGTGGAGCGCATGCCGGGGAAATCAACGGTAGGCATTCAGGTCCCGAACCGGCAGCGCGAGACCATCTGGCTGCGGGAGATGATCGAGTCGCAGGAGTACGCGGCGTGCCAGTCGAAGCTCACCCTGGCCATGGGCAAGGACATCAATGGGCGAATCACAGTGGCGGACATGGGCACGATGCCGCACTTGCTGATCGCGGGCTCAACCGGCGCGGGCAAGAGCGTGGCCATCAATGCCATGATCATGTCTATGCTGTATAAGGCGACGCCGGAGCAGGTGCGGCTGATTCTGGTGGATCCGAAGCGGCTGGAGCTGGGCAATTACGAAGGCGTGCCGCATCTTTATACGCCCATTATCACCGAGCCAAAGTTGGCGGCGAACGCATTGCGCAACGCGGTGCGGGAGATGGAGCGCCGGCTGAAGCTGCTGGCGCAAAAGGGCGTCCGCAATATTGACCAGTACAACCATCTTTTCGACGAAGATACGCCTAGCCTTTTTGACGAAGGCTCAGAAGAGCGGCCATTGCCATATATCGTGATCATTATTGATGAACTGGCCGACCTGATGATGCTCGACCAGAGCAACGTGGAAGAGTCCATTACCCGGCTGGCACAGATGGCGCGCGCGGTGGGAATTCACCTGGTGCTGGCGACGCAGCGGCCCTCAGTGGACGTTATTACCGGGCTGATTAAGGCGAATTTCCCCGCGCGAGTTTCGTTCCGGGTGGCGACCAAGGTAGATTCGCGGACGATTCTCGATGCGAACGGGGCGGAAGCACTGCTGGGACGCGGCGACATGCTGTATTTGCCGTCGGGCTCGGCGCGGGTGCACCGTCTGCACGCGCCTTTTGTCACGGAAAAAGAGATTGCGGCGGTGGTGGAGTTTTGGCGCTCGCAGGGAACGGCGGAATATCAGCAGGCATTTCTGGAGGCGCCGAAAGAGGAAGGCGAGGCGAGCGCTGCGGGTGACGGGGGCGAAGAAGGAGAGGCGGAACACGATCCGATGTACGAAGATGCCGTGCGGCTAGTGCTGGAGTTTGGCAAGGCCTCCACTTCCCTGCTGCAGCGGCGGCTGCGGATCGGCTATGGACGGGCCGCACACCTGATTGATCTGATGGAGCGCGATGGAATCGTGGGCGCTGCGGACGGGCCGAAGCCGCGCGAAGTACTGAAGCGTCCGAACTGGATCAGCGAAGTGGAAGAGAGTATGAGGTAG
- a CDS encoding alkaline phosphatase family protein, which produces MRHTFELFLLTLLAVCLGTGCGGVKGLTSPGGSPPPPQAVKHVFFVVEENHSYSSVIGSTAMPFLNSLANQYGLATNYFANLHPSINNYFLLTTGKIITQDLLPVPDSFSGIVNDDNIVRELISAGKTWKSYAQSLPGVGYTGPDAYPYLERHNPASYFSDVRNSAVQVANLVPFTQFAADQTNGTLPNFSFIVPDAQHSAHDCPDGTQNCPDAVRLSNADNWLRSNIGPLISSPAFQQDGLLVIVFDESFASDLRFGGGHVAAIVAGPRVKKSFKSQTFFQHPSTLRLLVESSGAADLPGLSAIAPDMGEFFK; this is translated from the coding sequence GTGAGACATACGTTCGAACTGTTTTTATTGACTCTGTTGGCAGTCTGCTTGGGTACCGGTTGTGGCGGCGTGAAGGGCCTGACCTCACCAGGCGGCAGCCCTCCGCCTCCGCAGGCGGTTAAGCACGTTTTCTTTGTAGTCGAAGAAAACCACAGCTACTCTAGCGTGATCGGCAGTACGGCGATGCCGTTTCTAAATAGTTTGGCCAATCAGTACGGGTTGGCGACTAACTATTTCGCCAATCTGCATCCTTCAATTAACAACTACTTTTTATTGACCACCGGCAAAATAATCACGCAAGATCTCCTGCCCGTCCCCGACTCGTTCAGCGGTATCGTGAACGACGACAACATCGTCCGCGAGCTCATCTCCGCGGGCAAGACCTGGAAGTCATATGCACAGAGCTTGCCTGGTGTCGGCTACACCGGGCCTGATGCTTATCCCTACCTCGAGCGGCACAATCCGGCTTCTTATTTCAGCGACGTGAGAAATAGCGCCGTGCAAGTTGCCAATCTTGTGCCATTTACCCAGTTTGCTGCCGATCAGACCAACGGAACATTGCCGAATTTCTCTTTTATCGTGCCGGACGCGCAGCACAGCGCCCACGATTGTCCGGACGGCACCCAGAACTGTCCCGATGCTGTCCGACTCTCGAATGCAGACAATTGGCTGCGTTCCAACATCGGCCCGCTGATTTCCAGCCCGGCCTTTCAACAGGATGGGTTACTGGTGATTGTCTTTGACGAATCTTTCGCCAGCGACCTGCGGTTTGGAGGCGGTCACGTGGCAGCCATTGTGGCCGGTCCAAGGGTCAAGAAGTCCTTCAAATCGCAGACTTTCTTTCAGCATCCCAGCACGCTGCGGCTGCTGGTGGAAAGCAGCGGCGCGGCCGACTTGCCCGGCCTCTCGGCCATCGCTCCCGATATGGGTGAGTTCTTCAAATAA
- a CDS encoding arginine deiminase-related protein, whose product MRAKKHKSKPRVLLCPPTYFEVRGITNPYMKDAPPVDHAKALAQWDALRRAFDDAGFVTHTIDPVPNLEDMVFTANQIFVGHSPKHGKFAVPSQMRFASRRLEVPYFVEWFRARGYQIIDLDLGDEFLEGHGDLLWDADGSRIWAGYGYRSSRGGVEKFADAMRQVEIPVTPLQLVDPYFYHLDTCFSPLKPGAVMIHPGGFSPAALATIRGAFPRIYEIDREDGLGFACNGTVANGRFIISHLTECVAAALKKEGLTPVVVDTSEFEKSGGSVFCMKLFFD is encoded by the coding sequence GTGAGAGCGAAGAAACATAAATCAAAGCCCCGCGTCCTCCTCTGTCCGCCGACTTACTTTGAAGTCCGTGGCATTACCAATCCGTACATGAAAGATGCGCCGCCGGTTGACCATGCGAAGGCGTTGGCGCAATGGGATGCTCTCCGCCGTGCATTCGACGACGCCGGCTTTGTGACCCACACCATTGATCCTGTCCCAAATCTGGAAGACATGGTGTTTACTGCCAATCAGATATTCGTGGGACATTCCCCCAAACACGGCAAGTTCGCCGTCCCCAGCCAAATGCGCTTTGCCTCCCGCCGTCTCGAGGTGCCGTATTTTGTCGAATGGTTCAGGGCTCGCGGATACCAGATCATAGATCTGGATCTCGGGGACGAATTCCTCGAGGGCCATGGAGACTTGCTCTGGGACGCCGACGGGTCACGGATTTGGGCTGGCTATGGCTACCGCTCTTCGCGCGGCGGCGTAGAGAAATTTGCTGACGCCATGCGCCAGGTCGAGATTCCTGTGACTCCGCTTCAGCTTGTGGATCCTTATTTCTATCACCTTGACACCTGCTTCTCCCCACTAAAGCCCGGAGCAGTCATGATTCACCCTGGTGGATTTTCCCCAGCTGCTTTGGCCACCATTCGCGGCGCTTTTCCCCGCATTTACGAAATAGATCGGGAAGATGGCTTGGGGTTCGCGTGCAACGGGACCGTCGCAAATGGCAGGTTCATCATCTCCCACCTGACAGAATGCGTCGCCGCAGCTCTGAAAAAAGAAGGCCTGACGCCCGTAGTGGTTGATACCTCGGAGTTTGAAAAGTCCGGCGGCAGTGTCTTTTGTATGAAGCTTTTCTTCGATTGA